The DNA sequence CGGGTCTCGTGACCGTGGAGAAGCGGGCTCAGCAGCGTGTGTATCGACTGAACGTGACCGCGCTCGCCGCGGCCGAGGCGTGGCTCTCCGACCGTGCCCGGCAGTGGAACGCCCGGGTGGACGCACTGGCTGCCTACATCGAGAAGACACGAGACGAGGGAGGACTCCGATGACGAACGACGAGAGCACGAGAGGCGAGACCAGGGACGTCGTGGTGCGGCGCATCCTGAACGCACCGGTCGCGACGGTGTGGAGGCTATGGACCGAACCGGAGCTGGTCACGGAATGGTGGGGGCCGGAGGACTACACGTCGCCGTCCGCCCGCGTCGACCTGCGCGAGGGCGGCTCCTACCTCTTCAGCATGCGGGCGCCCGAGGACCAGGGTGGCGCCGAGAGCTTCACGGGCGGCGTCTACACGGCGGTCGTGCCGCTGGAGCGGCTCGAGTTCACACAGAGCATCACTGACGCGGACGGCGTGCCGTTGCCCGCCGGGCAGCTTCCGGAAGGGTTCACGCAGGGCATCCGCACGGTCGTCGAGTTCGCCGACGTCGGTGGCCTGACCGAGTTGACCATCACCGAGACCGGGTGGACGCGGAGCCTGATGTCCGTCTTCGCCTACGCCGGCATGCACCAGTCGCTCGACAAGCTCACGACGGACGTGCTCCGCGCGCTGTAGTCAGCCCGTGCGGCGCGGTCGCCTCCGCACGATCCCCACGACGATCAGGACCGCGCCCACCACCAGGAGGGTCGCCCCGACGATCCCCCAGAACGAGGACCCGCTCATCACGGAGCCGCCGAGGACACCGACGCCCTGGAGTGTCCACACCAGGCCCGCGGCGGCGAGGAGGACGCCGGGGACCACAAACGGCCAGCTGCGCTTCATGGCGCTAACCATACGTCCGATGCGACGGACCATGAATGCTGGGTGCTGCGGGTCCGTCCGTCACCCGGCCGTCACGCGTCCGCTGACGTTGGCGAGCGCACGCCGGCTCAGGAGGCGGGTCATCGTCGCGGTCAGCGCGTTGCGCGTGCCGGAGATCACGCTCGGGCCCGGGGCGCGCTTGTCCAGGGTCGACAGGGCGAGCTCCACGACCTCGGCAGGTGTCTTCATGCCGCCGACCTGGGCGTCGCGACCGACCACATCGAAGAACTCGGTCTCGGTGGCCCCCGGGGAGAGGGCGAGCACCGAGAGGCCGCTGCCCTTCGCCTCGTACCAGAGCGCCTCCGTGAAGCTCAGCACGAACGCCTTGGTCGCTCCGTAGACGGCCATGTGCGGCACGGGCTGATATGCCGCAGTGCTGGCGATGTTCACGAGGATGCCCCGGCCCTCGGCGAGCATCCGCGGGTAGAACTGGCGGGTGAGGGCGACCAGCGCGCCGACGTTGAGGTCCACCTCCTCGGCGATGCGCTCCGCGTCCTCGTCCTTGAATGCATTGCGGGTGGCGAATCCGGCGTTGTTGATGAGGCTGTCGATCTGCACGCCCATGTCGCCGAGTTCGCGTGCCAGCGCGGTGACGGCTCCCGGCTTCGCCAGGTCTGCCGCGACGACGGTGGCACCGATGCCGTGCTTTGCCATCAGCTCGGCCGCGAGGTCCTCGAGGCGGTCGCGGCGACGTGCGACGAGCACGAGGTTCGCGCCGCGGGACGCCAGTCGGCGCGCGAACTCGGCGCCCAATCCGGAGCTGGCGCCGGTGATGAGCACGGTCGTGCCTCGATAGTCCTTCATCCTGGATGATCCTCCTGGTTCGATTGGTGAACACCCGTTCATCGACTAGGTTTACACATGTACACCGACTTTGTAAAGCAGGACGATGAAGCGCGAACCGAATGCTCGAGGTGAGGGCGACGCCCTTCGTCATCAGCTGGTCTCGGCAGCGAGCGAAATGCTGCTCCGGCCGCAGGCGATCGCCCTGCCGTCGCTCCGCGCGGTCGCCCGGGCCTGCAACGTCTCGCCGGCCGCCGTGTACCTCCACTTCGATTCGCAGCTCGCGCTGATCCAGGCTGTCGTTGATGCGCAGATCGCGAGCCTGGGTGCGGCCACTTCTGCTGCGGTCGAAGGATCAGCGACCCCGGTGGCCGCCTTCGCTGAAGCGTATGCGGTGTGGGGTCTCGAGCATCCCGGCGCGTATCAGCTCTTGTTCGAGAGCGCCGAACGCACCGGCATCCCGAACCATCAGCCGGGCGATGAAGGGGAGGCGATCATCCAGGCCGCGGTGGAGCTGATCGAGCCGCATCGGCCGGGGGAGGCCGCCCGGCACACCGCGCT is a window from the Leifsonia sp. AG29 genome containing:
- a CDS encoding metalloregulator ArsR/SmtB family transcription factor; amino-acid sequence: MSTSPASAFAALADPTRAAIVDLLARRGELAAGEIGAEFTSSASAISQHLKVLREAGLVTVEKRAQQRVYRLNVTALAAAEAWLSDRARQWNARVDALAAYIEKTRDEGGLR
- a CDS encoding TetR/AcrR family transcriptional regulator; translated protein: MKREPNARGEGDALRHQLVSAASEMLLRPQAIALPSLRAVARACNVSPAAVYLHFDSQLALIQAVVDAQIASLGAATSAAVEGSATPVAAFAEAYAVWGLEHPGAYQLLFESAERTGIPNHQPGDEGEAIIQAAVELIEPHRPGEAARHTALTLWMALHGIVSLRLHKPDLDWGVDLKDQVAEVTTALLGPRV
- a CDS encoding SDR family NAD(P)-dependent oxidoreductase, which gives rise to MKDYRGTTVLITGASSGLGAEFARRLASRGANLVLVARRRDRLEDLAAELMAKHGIGATVVAADLAKPGAVTALARELGDMGVQIDSLINNAGFATRNAFKDEDAERIAEEVDLNVGALVALTRQFYPRMLAEGRGILVNIASTAAYQPVPHMAVYGATKAFVLSFTEALWYEAKGSGLSVLALSPGATETEFFDVVGRDAQVGGMKTPAEVVELALSTLDKRAPGPSVISGTRNALTATMTRLLSRRALANVSGRVTAG
- a CDS encoding SRPBCC family protein → MTNDESTRGETRDVVVRRILNAPVATVWRLWTEPELVTEWWGPEDYTSPSARVDLREGGSYLFSMRAPEDQGGAESFTGGVYTAVVPLERLEFTQSITDADGVPLPAGQLPEGFTQGIRTVVEFADVGGLTELTITETGWTRSLMSVFAYAGMHQSLDKLTTDVLRAL